The nucleotide sequence TATATCGTTTCCGATATCTGTATAAAATGAGACATTAAAACGAATCTACAGGAGATCATTAAGCGTGTTCTAAATAATAAGAGTGCCGTTTATCCTGTGATTTTACATTTGGGCTaagctaattttttttaatttatatcttATTAACATAGATATGAATTATCTATATCTAATATCAATATGTTTCTTATATCGTAATGGAACCAAATACGTTCATCAAAAATCAATTGTgctatgattttaatatatattgaatgtCATGCAATCGAAAATTTTTGGTAGTGCAAATAAAAGACATCACATAAACGGTGGTCAGATATCCTCAGTTTACTTTACTTGAAACTCATCACGTTTTAACGTAAGACACGCAAGTCGTAAGACACGCAAAATTATTTATAGAAGAATGATGAgtctatttttaaaaaattttgcataatATTTTAGTACGGTATAGTTATTGTTTTATAGTTCTAATACTCCGATGTAATGCCACGCAACAATTTGCCATATATATTTGTCTAGGACATAAGTAATATAAATAGAAGAAATTTGAGACTAATGTTGAAAAAAGGGGATAAGGCAACTGATTGAAAATTCTGTATTTGTCTAACGATTCTCTAGGTGCGGATCAAAAGGCAAACACATTCGGTTCCACAGTAAACCGGGGATCGGGAAAATGGGGGGACTACCCCAGTTCTATGTCTTTAATGATCTTCATTATATAGCACCAAGtatcataaatttaaaatgtctaaGATTACTCCATTCATATTTTTACTTAGAGAATACTTCACAGCACCAAATCATTTACAAATACCACACTTGTGAAGTAGAAATCGGGGATTTATGCCGTAGACGTACTTGTGAATGTATCGGAATTCGGTAGCGGACAGACTacagatttttgaaaaaaggaACTGTTTGATGAACAAATatgcaataaattgaaacaaCGTTGTATATTACTAACCTTTTGTTCGCATCTTGTCATTTACATTCTTTACTTCCGATCTATCATCATTTCGATTTTTCCTATAATCTTCATAAACACTTTGTCCTCTATTGAGCTTCACAGAAACTTCTGGCAAAAAGAAAtagtaatatttcaaataaaatacagTGACAATTCAGAGTTTTTGTTGAAGGGTTTGGAATTACTttaatactatatatattaaacTTGACTCGTTTCAGCAAACGTCTTGACACGACTTGACAAAAAAGCAACTTCTTCTTCCGGCCAAGAGCAAACCTGTGGATCTACATCTacaaatattgtatttatcgGAATATCAGTGGTAGCCCTATTTCCATATATTCGTTTCAGTGCAAATTAGGTGTATTGAAAACACCCAAATATGAGTATACCTAGATCACATTCTTCTTTATCCGTATCCTTCGATGATTGCAAAGAACTTTGCAACACTCCCATGCGGATCACATCTTCGCATTCGGAGCAAGTGCTCCGTCTGTTTTTTGCAAATTTGCTTCTGAATAGCAAAATAAATTTCGTACTAAATAGGGTTTTATATGATAGACAATCGTGTGGCCAAACTTCTTAGTATAAGGGTTTTCGTATGCTGAACCATATTAGGGATAGGGTAAGCCAATCGGACAGACAAAgcaaatgaatttattgtagttctattaaatatatttggaaattaaatataaatatttttttattaattgtaAATAACTGTATAAATAATGATGTATTGTTTAGGTTCACGTCGGCTTCAATATGGAAAGTGCGAGTTCACTTTTATTCATGACATTGCAAGTCAGTCCATGAAATATCCACTGATTCATCCACAGTGTTATGAGGTGACTAGTGAACTACTGTTatctaaaaatatattgcttATTTTAATCTCATTATAATTATATTCGTAGCGACCTGGATCATCAGCAAAGTGAAAAGCTGCAGCCGGAATATTTATATTCCTTCACGTGCTAGAAAACGACTCATATCAGTGTActaaacaaataattgacttgaTTAAAAGCAGTTATTTCATTAACTATGGCAGAATTACAGTCGGATACAGGTGGCATCAACAGGCTATTAACTATGCATATATAGGTGATGGGCATGAATATTCATACAGTTAGATCCAACCTTAAAAGTagtttttgtatgaaatatttttatgttttgaaaaACGGTAGCATTCTATGCAGCTTAGCAacaaaatttttacaatttattataccctgattaaaaaaatagatATGGTGTTTGAAACTGATAGATTCAACCTGAAACAATACTATAATTAAAACTAACGCGTACTAATAGTCCATAACATTATCGAAGTTAAATTGCATATGAATCAGTAACTACTTTCGAAAAACATGTTCTTTGTTCAGTAACATTttattactaaaatattttcaataagttTGACTTTTCATTATACACGGCAGTGATGACAAGTTAGAATGATTCTTTACTTACtgtgctttttcattttcaacttcTCCATCTTTGGGCTGTGTTTCCATTCTTGTGagcaatttaaatttatttagagGAAATTTAGCTTTTGAAAATGTCAAGtttattatatttgtgttaCTCTAAatcaggcctgcacaacatacggc is from Styela clava chromosome 9, kaStyClav1.hap1.2, whole genome shotgun sequence and encodes:
- the LOC120339928 gene encoding uncharacterized protein LOC120339928 isoform X2, with protein sequence METQPKDGEVENEKAQSKFAKNRRSTCSECEDVIRMGVLQSSLQSSKDTDKEECDLEVSVKLNRGQSVYEDYRKNRNDDRSEVKNVNDKMRTKDIGNDIKHDPYEDFRHQMTDTANILEADQGTKDEILDFSYSP